A window from Citrus sinensis cultivar Valencia sweet orange chromosome 5, DVS_A1.0, whole genome shotgun sequence encodes these proteins:
- the LOC127902526 gene encoding putative disease resistance protein RGA4: MVDAIISPLLDQLISVAVEEAKEQVRLVTGVGKEVKKLTSTLRAIQAVLHDAEKRQVKEETVRLWLDQLRDACYDMEDVLGEWNTARLKLQIDGVDDHQNDTLVPRKKVCSFFPTASCFGCKPIVLRRDIALKIKEINETLDDISKQKDMFGFAVHVIKSNERVDERVPSISSIDESEIFGREDEKNDLVNRLICEGSKEQKGPRIISLVGMGGIGKTTLAQFAYNNGDVKKYFDERIWVCVSDPFDEFRIAKAIIEALTDSASNFGEFQSLMQRIQKHVARKKLLLVLDDVWNENFYKWEQFNNCLKNCLHGSKILITTRKEAIARIMGSIDIISINVLSEIECWSVFELLAFSGKSMEERENLEKIGREIVGKCKGLPLAAKTIASLLRSKNTRKEWQNILESEIWELEAVKKGLLAPLLLSYNELPSKVKHCFSYCAVFPKDYEMWKDKLIELWMAQGFLNNKRNKEMAEIGEEYFNVLASRSFFQDFGRGYDGEIYDCKMHDIVHDFAQYLCSNECLTVEIHSGEELAMSSFGEKKILHLMLALDRGALIPMPIWDNVKGLRGLRSLLVESNEYSWSRVILPQLFDKLICLRALKLEVRGWRSCENYIKEIPTNIEKLLHLKYLNLFCQREIEKLPETLCELYNLERLNVSGCRNLRELPQGIGKLRKLMYLYNDRTESLRYLPVGIEELIRLRGVTKFVVGGGYDRACSLGSLKKLNLLRECWICGLGGVSDAGEARRAELEKKKNLFKLGLHFCHSRDGDEEQAGRRENEEDEDERLLEALGPPSNLKELRIDEYGGRRNVVPINWIMSLTNLRDLSLIMWRNREHLPPLGKLPSLEDLKIQGMQSVKRVGNEFLGVESDTDGSSVIAFPKLKLLRFDNMKELEELDFRTAIKGEIIIMPRLSSLQILRCLKLKALPDHLLQKTTLQELWISGCPILKERCRKETGEDWPNIRHIPKISIG, from the coding sequence ATGGTTGATGCGATCATTTCCCCTCTCTTGGACCAGCTGATTTCGGTGGCTGTTGAAGAGGCAAAGGAACAAGTGAGGCTTGTAACGGGTGTCGGAAAGGAAGTGAAGAAGCTGACCAGCACTCTCCGAGCCATTCAAGCCGTGCTCCATGATGCAGAGAAAAGGCAAGTGAAGGAAGAAACTGTCAGACTCTGGCTCGATCAACTCAGAGACGCATGTTACGACATGGAAGATGTGTTGGGTGAGTGGAACACTGCAAGGCTCAAACTGCAAATCGATGGAGTGGATGATCACCAGAATGATACTCTCGTTCCTAGGAAGAAGGTATGTTCCTTCTTTCCTACTGCCTCTTGCTTTGGCTGCAAACCAATTGTCTTACGTCGTGACATTGCTctgaagataaaagaaatcaacgAAACTCTGGATGATATTTCCAAACAGAAAGACATGTTTGGTTTTGCTGTGCATGTTATTAAGAGTAATGAGAGAGTGGATGAGCGAGTACCAAGTATCTCCTCAATTGATGAGTCCGAGATATTTGGTAGAGAAGATGAGAAGAACGATCTTGTTAATAGGTTGATATGTGAGGGTAGTAAAGAACAAAAAGGCCCCCGTATCATCTCACTTGTTGGGATGGGGGGCATAGGCAAAACAACTCTTGCTCAATTTGCCTACAACAACGGtgatgttaaaaaatattttgatgaaagAATATGGGTCTGTGTGTCAGATCCTTTTGATGAGTTCAGAATCGCTAAAGCAATCATTGAGGCTCTAACAGATTCTGCCTCTAATTTTGGTGAGTTTCAATCTCTCATGCAACGTATTCAAAAACATGTCGCCAGGAAGAAACTTCTTCTTGTTTTAGACGACGTGTGGAATGAAAATTTCTATAAATGGGAACAATTCAACAACTGCTTAAAGAATTGTCTCCAtggaagtaaaattttaattaccaCACGTAAAGAGGCAATTGCCCGTATTATGGGATCAATTGACATTATCTCTATCAATGTATTGTCTGAAATTGAATGCTGGTCAGTGTTTGAGTTGTTAGCATTTTCCGGTAAGTCCATGGAGGAACGTgagaatttagaaaaaattggtCGAGAAATTGTGGGAAAGTGCAAGGGCTTACCATTAGCTGCAAAGACAATTGCTAGTCTCTTGCGGTCTAAAAACACTAGAAAAGAATGGCAAAATATCTTAGAGAGTGAGATATGGGAGTTAGAAGCGGTTAAGAAAGGCCTTTTAGCCCCTCTATTGTTGAGTTACAATGAATTGCCCTCTAAGGTAAAACATTGTTTCTCATATTGTGCCGTCTTTCCGAAAGACTATGAAATGTGGAAAGATAAGTTAATTGAATTATGGATGGCTCAAGGTTTCCTTAACAATAAAAGGAACAAAGAGATGGCGGAAATTGGTGAAGAGTATTTCAACGTCTTAGCTAGCCGTTCATTCTTTCAGGATTTTGGAAGAGGATATGATGGTGAAATTTATGATTGCAAGATGCACGATATAGTGCACGACTTTGCCCAATACTTATGTAGTAATGAATGTTTAACAGTAGAAATCCATAGTGGTGAAGAGTTAGCTATGAGCTCTTTTGGGGAGAAAAAAATCCTTCATTTGATGTTAGCTCTAGACCGCGGGGCTTTGATTCCGATGCCCATTTGGGATAATGTTAAAGGATTGCGAGGATTGCGCAGCCTCTTAGTTGAAAGTAATGAATATTCATGGTCTAGGGTAATCCTacctcaattatttgataaattaatttgtttgagGGCATTAAAATTAGAGGTGCGTGGTTGGCGGTCATGTGAGAATTACATCAAGGAAATTCCaacaaatatagaaaaattgttACATTTGAAATACCTTAATTTGTTCTGTCAAAGAGAGATAGAAAAATTACCCGAGACGTTGTGTGAGTTGTATAATTTAGAACGTTTAAATGTTAGTGGTTGTCGAAATCTTAGAGAATTACCTCAAGGGATTGGGAAGTTAAGGAAGCTGATGTATTTATACAATGACCGGACTGAATCTTTAAGGTACTTGCCGGTAGGGATTGAGGAATTAATCAGGCTTCGGGGAGTGACAAAGTTTGTTGTGGGCGGAGGGTATGACAGAGCATGTAGCCTTGGGTCTCTTAAAAAGCTTAACCTCCTTCGAGAATGTTGGATATGTGGGCTGGGTGGTGTGTCAGATGCGGGGGAGGCTAGAAGGGctgaacttgagaaaaagaaaaatctcttcAAATTGGGACttcatttttgtcattcaagAGATGGGGATGAAGAACAAGCTGGGAGGAGGGAGAATGAGGAGGATGAAGATGAACGGcttcttgaagccttggggCCACCTTCTAATTTAAAGGAATTACGGATAGATGAATATGGAGGCAGGAGGAATGTTGTCCCCATAAATTGGATCATGTCATTAACCAACTTAAGGGATTTATCTCTCATCATGTGGAGAAATCGTGAGCATTTGCCTCCTTTGGGAAAATTGCCATCCCTTGAAGATCTTAAAATTCAAGGAATGCAAAGTGTGAAAAGAGTGGGTAATGAATTTCTGGGAGTAGAAAGTGATACGGATGGCTCCTCAGTTATTGCCTTTCCCAAATTGAAACTGCTCAGATTTGATAATATGAAAGAACTGGAAGAGTTGGATTTCAGGACTGCAATAAAGGGAGAAATCATAATCATGCCACGTCTTTCTTCCTTGCAAATTTTGAGATGCCTTAAATTAAAAGCGCTGCCCGATCACTTGCTTCAGAAGACAACACTGCAGGAATTGTGGATTTCGGGATGTCCTATTTTAAAAGAACGTTGCAGAAAGGAGACAGGAGAGGACTGGCCTAACATACGCCACATTCCCAAAATCTCCATTGGCTGA